In Plasmodium gaboni strain SY75 chromosome 8, whole genome shotgun sequence, one DNA window encodes the following:
- a CDS encoding hypothetical protein (conserved Plasmodium protein, unknown function): MTFMIFSIILFLLTYECKTIKRYFYVNNNINFLKDKKKSIKYGLRRNKRLYENGNDLFEYFVALKNEELEMHKEEKKKKNPNSVSYIQKLPKKKHLLRRWKYDLFEKIKEKMKQEDETKRTTKLCKHKFKLPIDFFKLGDQVRAKVVHVQNHLIKVDINFIQLAHLYIKRYFNEKTNLKKKYEIGKYIDVVICYIHKKNNIIQVTDNEEEIKALRSNLNKLKEIGYLKTSYQEQKVDEEENFDEEEKFDEEEKFDEEEKFDEEKKFDEEENIEADEYYKVKEKYNDDDYNDNDDDDDDDDDDDDDDNDDHHNDDHNDSHNDSHIQSHINSHNHPEDFSNKLTNPYQQSHVPNVTYQQNIYNHTQNKENIDEIKEKLGLQFQRNKNSHDLMYIKEENKKKKLKKITDFKIEDEVNGTVKFINEEGAYIDIGCKTLAFLNLGHYNKDPNNFLNNRKKKKIEINDYIKNLKIRKIDILNNRIEVSVYDMQGEACLRILNQQETLREQNKYIPCSSFITHNYHMINYIKKYNELKKKKKNVYNLFEKNKQLDELRNVKDLKKEDFKSFILKYNELSSPNSNYQEMLEQNANNEQFLKEIGTDMSDNXXXXXXXXXXXXXFDNQYMNNNQYQNDQDQNEYSISERYLYDPNDKNNSDEESIIKMKEKLNYYDSLNIDNDMSNINSNEQNQSSLLYLKKNIHKIRRNVMEECNQKSDTDYKKKKNFENQIEKDLLTLKRYRMEGQNGETKSSAREKNDDEKYDVDEKYDEDEKYDVDENYDEDENYDEDENYDEDENYDEDENYDDDKNYDDDKNYDEDENYDEDENYDEDENYDYDKNYDDDKNYDKKQKSAHENINNFLNKNSEKDNLFNKNDQLEEEDKLYDEELKNKIFENDPLDDDKNDEDEKSFFNIKNDLNYILSKNLNMNILNDEQKCIEEASKLFGEDISKWDEKMYYYFGSKDNLSLDNLEIYDDYEFRNKLLNRNVENHFSEFDKILNIQNDKIIQDDQQFLSAKYEDNNTHKNNDEQIFEKNINNYNQEINNNHINDYTNKYDINDENINDDSNQYDINDDDTTDDDIIYDQVNNKKNIKNNHNDIFQHTNSLKDDILKDTYSIHEQTKNETKTNIHINNKHNENNYNYNDDIENYLNTFINEENVQEHFEKSPEQVRQKTITSAKKVSNLKGGELNENNDMQNYDMFENNVKELFYEDKKKNNEYIKDIYSIFNDKMHDNQNINVHQNDNLQHVDNNNSLVKEEQEKIEETTEINIQNIINKAINIGNLFKKNELDKLLKMKKKSNNDQMTPIKDPTNENAIKINKMIKEEEQKKKEAVVEHNQNYEDNNHIDSFEKSYVKNEDDEMKAYRHASYEIQGYYKRKRKMINMEELQDLQPEKEEGIILSNDDLINNKHNTDNDNNNSSYEKEMNNNNKSNNVNSLLNVDMNKDMLFLYGQNEKIAEDKFLEKLLEKEKHTNKAVSNDVDVLIKSYKYMNEHPDNFIEYFYKKNEQKTLPSNNNNNNNNNEEYIDINKNNNLNNLFNDKNFVNEHNYNINNKEDYYKNIAADEQNIPTDFDDFSNTTVALKTWSLKLGLIKEKHMHLNDQELINHFLKSEKFKRALKFYNVNTKYVTIPLIYKITKLLYFERPFPSKEKYYKLNMN; the protein is encoded by the exons atgacatttatgattttttccattattctatttttattaacatatGAATGTAAGACAATAAAGagatatttttatgttaataataatattaattttttaaaagataagaagaaaagtataaaatatggtttaagaagaaataaaagattatatgaaaatgGGAATGATTTGTTTGAGTATTTCGTTgcattaaaaaatgaagaacTAGAAATGcataaagaagaaaaaaaaaaaaaaaatccTAATTCAGTTAGTTATATTCAAAAGttaccaaaaaaaaaacatttattAAGAAGATGGaaatatgatttatttgaaaaaataaaagaaaaaatgaaacaaGAAGATGAAACAAAAAGAACAACCAAATTATGTAAACATAAATTTAAACTTCCCATTGATTTTTTCAAATTAGGAGATCAGGTTAGAGCAAAAGTTGTACATGTCCAaaatcatttaataaaagtaGATATTAATTTCATACAATTAGctcatttatatattaaaagatattttaatgaaaaaacaaatctcaaaaaaaaatatgaaatagggaaatatatagatgttgtcatttgttatattcataaaaaaaataatattatacaaGTCACAgataatgaagaagaaattAAAGCTCTCAGATCTAATCTGAACAAACTCAAGGAGATTGGATATTTGAAAACAAGTTATCAAGAACAAAAAGTTGATGAGGAGGAAAATTTTGATGAGGAGGAAAAATTTGATGAGGAGGAAAAATTTGATGAGGAGGAAAAATTTGATGAGGAGAAAAAATTTGATGAGGAGGAAAATATTGAAGCGgatgaatattataaagtgaaagaaaaatataatgatgatgattataatgataatgatgatgatgatgatgatgatgatgatgatgatgatgatgataatgatgatCATCATAATGATGATCATAATGATTCTCATAATGATTCTCATATACAATCTCATATTAATTCTCATAATCATCCTGAAGACTTTTCCAACAAATTAACAAACCCCTACCAACAATCACATGTTCCAAATGTAACCTATcaacaaaatatttataatcACACCcaaaataaagaaaatattgatgaaattaaagaaaaattgGGACTGCAATTTCAACGTAATAAAAATTCGCATGATTTAATGTATATcaaagaagaaaataaaaagaaaaaattaaaaaaaattacagACTTTAAAATAGAAGATGAAGTTAATGGCACAGTAAAATTTATTAACGAAGAAGGTGCATATATAGATATAGGATGTAAAACTCTAGCCTTTTTAAATTTAGGtcattataataaagaccctaataatttcttaaataatagaaaaaagaaaaaaattgaaattaatgattatataaaaaatttgaaaataagaaaaatagatatattaaacaaTAGAATTGAAGTAAGTGTATATGATATGCAAGGGGAAGCATGTCTACGTATATTAAATCAACAAGAGACATTAAgagaacaaaataaatatatcccatgttcttcatttataacacataattatcatatgatcaattatattaaaaaatacaatgaattaaaaaaaaaaaaaaaaaatgtatacaatttatttgaaaaaaataaacaacTAGATGAATTAAGAAATGTAaaagatttaaaaaaagaagattttaaatcatttattttaaaatataatgaacTCAGTTCACCTAACAGTAATTATCAAGAAATGTTGGAACAAAATGCAAACAATGAACAGTTTCTAAAAGAGATAGGAACTGATATGTCAGATAATNNNNNNNNNNNNNNNNNNNNNNNNNNNNNNNNNNNNNNNTTTGATAATcaatatatgaataataacCAATATCAAAATGATCAAGATCAAAATGAATATTCAATATCTGAAAGGTACTTATATGATCCAAATGACAAAAATAATTCTGATGAAGAATCCATAATCAAAATGAAggaaaaattaaattattatgattcTCTTAATATAGATAATGATATGTCTAACATTAATTCAAATGAACAAAATCAATCATCGCTTTTATATcttaaaaagaatatacACAAAATAAGGCGTAATGTCATGGAGGAGTGCAATCAAAAATCTGACACCGattataagaaaaagaaaaattttgaaaatCAAATTGAGAAGGATCTACTCACTTTGAAGAGATATCGAATGGAAGGTCAGAATGGGGAAACCAAATCGAGTGCACgtgaaaaaaatgatgatgaaaaatatgatgtggatgaaaaatatgatgaggatgaaaaatatgatgtggatgaaaattatgatgaggatgaaaattatgatgaggatgaaaattatgatgaagatgaaaattatgatgaggatgaaaattatgatgatgataaaaattatgatgatgataaaaattatgatgaggatgaaaattatgatgaagatgaaaattatgatgaggatgaaaattatgattatgataaaaattatgatgatgataaaaattatgataaaaaacaaaaatcTGCTCATGAAAACATCAATaactttttaaataaaaattcaGAAAAGGATAATTtgtttaataaaaatgacCAACTTGAAGAAGAAGATAAACTTTATGATGAAGAacttaaaaataaaatttttgaAAATGATCCCCTagatgatgataaaaacgatgaagatgaaaaatcattttttaatataaaaaacgATCTTAATTACATATTAAgtaaaaatttaaatatgaatatattgAATGATGAACAAAAATGTATTGAAGAAGCTTCGAAATTATTTGGTGAAGATATAAGTAAGTGGGATgaaaaaatgtattattattttggAAGTAAGGATAACTTATCCTTAGATAATTTAGAAATATATGATGACTATGAATTtagaaataaattattaaatagAAATGTAGAAAATCATTTTAGTGaatttgataaaatattgaatatacaaaatgaCAAAATAATACAAGATGATCAGCAATTTTTAAGTGCTAAATATGAGGATAATAACACccataaaaataatgacGAACAAATTTTTGAGAAGAACATAAACAATTATAATcaagaaataaataataaccATATAAATGActatacaaataaatatgatatcaatgatgaaaatataaatgatgatTCAAACCAATATGATATCAATGATGATGATACAACTGACgatgatataatatatgatcAAGTGAAcaataagaaaaatataaaaaataatcataatgATATTTTTCAACATACTAATTCTCTTAAAGATGACATACTTAAGGATACATACTCCATACATgaacaaacaaaaaatgaaacaaaaacaaatatacatataaataataaacataatgaaaataattataattataatgatgatattgaaaattatttaaatacatttattaatgaagaaaatgtTCAGGAACATTTTGAAAAATCACCTGAACAAGTCAGGCAAAAAACAATTACTTCAGCTAAAAAAGTGTCAAATTTAAAAGGAGGAgaattaaatgaaaataatgatatgCAAAATTATGATATGTTTGAGAATAATGTGAAAGAGTTATTTTatgaagataaaaaaaaaaacaatgAATACATTAAAGACATATATTCAATttttaatgataaaatGCATGACaatcaaaatattaatgtaCATCAAAATGATAATCTTCAACATGTcgataataataattcattaGTTAAGGAAGAACAAGAAAAAATCGAAGAAACAACCGAAATTAATATTcagaatattataaataaggctataaatattggaaatttatttaaaaaaaatgaactggacaaattattaaaaatgaaaaaaaaatcgAACAATGATCAAATGACTCCTATAAAAGATCCAACGAATGAAAATGCtatcaaaataaataaaatgataaaagaagaagaacaaaaaaaaaaagaagcAGTGGTAGAACATAATCAAAATtatgaagataataatcatattgattcttttgaaaaaagttatgttaaaaatgaagatgaCGAAATGAAAGCGTATAGACATGCATCATATGAA ATACAAGGCTATTATAAAAGGAAAAGGAAAATGATAAACATGGAAGAACTACAAGACCTGCAACCAGAAAAAGAGGAAGGGATTATTTTAAGTAACGACgatttaataaataataaacataatactgataatgataataataatagttcttatgaaaaagaaatgaataataacaataaatCAAATAACGTAAATAGCCTTTTAAATGTAGATATGAACAAAGATATGCTTTTTTTATATGgacaaaatgaaaaaatagCAGAAGACAAATTTTTAGAAAAGTTAttagaaaaagaaaaacataCGAATAAAGCAGTCAGTAACGATGTAGATGTATTAATTAAAagttataaatatatgaatgaaCATCCTGATAATTTTatagaatatttttataaaaaaaatgaacaaaaaaCTTTACCGTctaacaataataataataataataataatgaagaatatatagatataaataaaaataataatttgaataatttatttaatgataaaaattttgtGAATGAACATAactataatattaataataaagaagattattataaaaatatagcagcagatgaacaaaatatacCCACAGATTTTGATGACTTCTCTAATACAACAGTCGCATTAAAAACGTGGTCCTTAAAATTAGGACTcataaaagaaaaacatatgcatttaaatgatcaagaattaattaatcattttcttaaaagtgaaaaatttaaaagagccttgaaattttataatgtaaatacaaaatatgTAACTATACCtcttatttataaaataacaaaattgttatattttgaaaGACCATTTCCAAGTAAAGAAAAGTATTATAAGTTAAACatgaattaa